A single window of Polyodon spathula isolate WHYD16114869_AA chromosome 2, ASM1765450v1, whole genome shotgun sequence DNA harbors:
- the LOC121294409 gene encoding cytochrome P450 26B1-like isoform X2 yields MGEHSLVSAEWPQSTSTLLGPYSLANSIGDIHRNKRKVFAKMFSHEALESYLPKIQQVIQDTLRVWSSNPEPIIVYRESQRLSFHMAVRVLLGFCTSDEEMKHLFSTFQDFVNNVFSLPLDLPFSGYRKGIRARDTLQKGIEKAIREKLQSSQGKDYADALDILIESGKEHGNELSMQELKESTIELIFAAFATTASASTSLIMQLLKHPMVLEKLREELRSHGILHNGCLCEGALRLDTIFRLKYLDCVIKEVLRLYTPVSGGYRTALQTFELEGFQIPKGWSVMYSIRDTHDTASVFKDVDTFDPDRFSQDRSEDKDGRFHYLPFGGGVRMCLGKQLAKLFLRALAIELASTSRFELATRTFPRVITVPVVHPVDGLKVKFFGLDSNQNEIMAETDEMLGATV; encoded by the exons ATGGGAGAACATAGCCTGGTCAGCGCCGAGTGGCCCCAGAGCACCAGCACCCTGCTGGGGCCCTACAGCCTGGCCAACTCCATCGGGGACATCCATCGCAACAAGAGGAAG GTGTTTGCGAAGATGTTCAGCCATGAGGCTCTGGAGAGCTACCTGCCAAAGATCCAGCAGGTGATCCAGGACACTCTGAGGGTGTGGAGCAGTAACCCCGAGCCCATAATTGTGTACCGCGAGTCGCAGCGGCTCTCCTTCCACATGGCCGTCCGTGTGCTGCTTGGCTTCTGCACCTCGGACGAGGAGATGAAGCACCTCTTCAGCACCTTCCAGGACTTTGTCAACAACGTCTTCTCCCTGCCCCTTGACCTGCCTTTCAGTGGCTACCGGAAG GGTATCCGAGCCAGGGACACCCTTCAGAAGGGCATTGAGAAGGCGATCAGGGAGAAGCTGCAGAGCAGCCAAGGGAAGGACTATGCTGATGCTCTGGACATCCTCATTGAGAGTGGGAAGGAGCATGGCAACGAGCTGAGCATGCAGGAGCTCAAG GAGTCCACCATTGAGCTGATCTTCGCTGCCTTTGCTACCACAGCCAGTGCCAGCACATCTCTCATCATGCAGCTGCTGAAGCACCCGATGGTGCTGGAGAAACTGCGTGAGGAGCTGCGGAGCCATGGCATCCTCCACAATGGCTGCCTGTGTGAGGGAGCGCTGCGCCTCGACACCATCTTCAGACTCAAATACCTGGACTGCGTCATCAAGGAGGTGCTGCGACTCTACACCCCCGTCTCAGGAGGCTACCGGACTGCCTTGCAAACCTTCGAGCTTGAG GGTTTCCAGATTCCTAAAGGCTGGAGTGTGATGTACAGTATCAGGGACACCCACGACACAGCGTCAGTCTTCAAGGATGTGGACACCTTCGACCCGGATCGCTTCAGCCAGGATCGCAGCGAGGATAAGGACGGCCGCTTTCACTACCTGCCCTTTGGAGGGGGGGTGCGAATGTGTCTGGGTAAGCAGCTGGCCAAACTGTTCCTGCGGGCACTTGCCATAGAGCTGGCCAGCACCAGCCGCTTCGAGTTGGCCACCAGGACTTTCCCACGCGTCATCACTGTGCCCGTTGTGCACCCAGTTGACGGCCTGAAGGTCAAGTTCTTCGGACTCGACTCCAACCAGAATGAGATTATGGCCGAGACAGATGAAATGCTGGGGGCCACTGTCTGA